The following proteins are co-located in the Prunus dulcis unplaced genomic scaffold, ALMONDv2, whole genome shotgun sequence genome:
- the LOC117613123 gene encoding receptor like protein 22-like produces the protein MKTLMHYLFLLCFNILLPAVHSQCIKDQQQSLLHFKNSLQFPSRDSVDSYSTKVVSWNSSTDCCSWVGVTCTSNGHVVGLDLSSETISGGINNASSLFHLQHLRSLNLADNNFNYGTLIPSAIGKLVNLRYLNLSYNYGYSGKIPIEISRLTRLVVLDISQCDSLEAPNISILFQNLTELAELYFDHVHLSAQKANWSQVISSSLPKLRVLSLILTRLSSPIDQSLGKLQSLSVIRLGQNNISGPIPGFFANFSNLRELDLSSNIISGPIPGSFANFPNLRELDLSSNIISGPIPGSFANFPNLRELDLSLNIISGPIPGSFANFSNLRELDLRWSNISGPIPGSFANFSNLGVLYLTGNSISGPIPGFFANFSNLRELDLSSNIISGPIPGSFANFPNLRELDLSLNIISGPIPGSFANFSNLRELDLRWSNISGPIPGSFANFSNLGVLYLTGNSISGPIPGFFANFSNLRELDLSSNIISGPIPGSIANCSSLTVLDLSCNSISGPIELSFSIYYSKLEELNLSSNQLQGQIPTSPPFANFLDYSRNNFNSIPLNIGDFLIETVFFSLSSNNLHGLIPASICSASNLQVLDLSNNSLSGMIPQCLTAMRHLSLLNLARNNLAGSISNLEVTENSSLQILEIGGNQLGGQVPKSLAKCTMLEFLNLGNNNITDSFPCLLKNISTLRVLVLRSNNFYGGIECINTNDTWSGLQIIDLAHNSFSGEIQGIVWRAWQEMMATKDGSQSRIHVGSQRIHVGSQISRCVLLPTCIPPSRSFEHGISATITNKGLDMVLVNIIYTYTLIDFSSNNFSGPIPKEMGEFKSLHALNLSRNAFTGKIPSSFGNMQALESLDLSQNKLSGHIPSQLAELTFLSFLDLSYNQLVGRIPTSNQFSTFSPSSFIGNKGLWGFPSTVHNKAGFPPPPTVNGSPPKSGHHHEVNCDLIIVEIGFIFGFGVAVGSLVLCKRWSKWYYNAMYNILLKIFPQLEERIGIHRRHVHINQRWWRR, from the coding sequence ATGAAAACTTTGATGCATTACTTGTTCCTCCTCTGCTTCAATATCCTCCTCCCTGCAGTTCACAGCCAGTGTATTAAAGACCAGCAACAATCATTGCTCCATTTCAAGAATAGCCTTCAATTTCCTAGCCGTGATTCTGTTGATTCATACTCAACCAAGGTTGTATCTTGGAATTCAAGCACCGACTGTTGTTCTTGGGTTGGTGTAACTTGCACTAGTAATGGGCATGTTGTTGGTCTTGACCTTAGCAGCGAAACTATCTCTGGTGGCATCAACAATGCGAGCAGTCTCTTCCATCTTCAACATCTTCGAAGCCTCAATCTGGCTGATAACAATTTTAACTATGGCACTCTCATTCCATCAGCAATCGGAAAGCTTGTGAACTTGAGGTATCTAAATTTATCATACAATTATGGTTACTCGGGGAAAATTCCTATTGAGATTTCACGCTTGACAAGGTTGGTTGTCCTTGATATTTCCCAGTGCGACTCCCTTGAGGCCCCGAATATAAGCATCCTGTTTCAGAACCTCACAGAGCTTGCAGAGctgtattttgaccatgtACATTTGTCAGCACAGAAAGCTAACTGGTCCCAAGTGATATCATCTTCACTGCCAAAGCTGAGGGTGTTGAGCTTGATTCTTACTCGTCTTTCCAGTCCTATTGATCAGTCTCTTGGTAAGCTTCAGTCTCTCTCCGTGATTCGATTGGGTCAAAACAATATCTCCGGTCCAATTCCAGGATTCTTTGCCAACTTTTCAAACCTGAGGGAGTTGGACTTGAGTTCGAACATCATCTCCGGTCCAATTCCAGGATCGTTTGCCAACTTTCCAAACCTGAGGGAGTTGGACTTGAGTTCGAACATCATCTCCGGTCCAATTCCAGGATCGTTTGCCAACTTTCCAAACCTGAGGGAGTTGGACTTGAGTTTGAACATCATCTCCGGTCCAATTCCAGGATCGTTTGCCAACTTTTCAAACTTGAGGGAGTTGGACTTGCGATGGAGCAATATCTCTGGCCCAATTCCAGGATCCTTTGCCAACTTTTCAAACTTGGGGGTGTTGTACTTGACAGGGAACAGCATCTCCGGTCCAATTCCAGGATTCTTTGCCAACTTTTCAAACCTGAGGGAGTTGGACTTGAGTTCGAACATCATCTCCGGTCCAATTCCAGGATCGTTTGCCAACTTTCCAAACCTGAGGGAGTTGGACTTGAGTTTGAACATCATCTCCGGTCCAATTCCAGGATCGTTTGCCAACTTTTCAAACTTGAGGGAGTTGGACTTGCGATGGAGCAATATCTCTGGCCCAATTCCAGGATCCTTTGCCAACTTTTCAAACTTGGGGGTGTTGTACTTGACAGGGAACAGCATCTCCGGTCCAATTCCAGGATTCTTTGCCAACTTTTCAAACCTGAGGGAGTTGGACTTGAGTTCGAACATCATCTCCGGTCCAATTCCAGGATCGATTGCCAACTGTTCAAGCTTGACGGTGTTGGACTTGAGTTGCAATAGCATCTCCGGTCCAATTGAACTATCCTTTTCCATCTATTATTCAAAATTGGAGGAGTTGAACTTGAGTTCAAACCAACTCCAGGGGCAAATCCCAACTTCCCCACCATTTGCCAACTTTTTGGATTACTCGAGAAATAATTTCAACTCTATACCATTAAACATTGGTGATTTCCTCATAGAGACAGTGttcttctctctttcaagCAATAACTTGCATGGGCTCATTCCAGCATCAATATGCAGTGCCTCAAATCTTCAGGTTCTTGATCTATCCAATAATTCTCTGAGTGGCATGATTCCCCAATGCTTGACTGCAATGCGTCATCTCAGTTTACTTAACTTAGCGAGAAACAACCTCGCTGGATCTATTTCTAATCTTGAAGTTACTGAAAACAGTTCATTGCAAATTTTAGAAATCGGTGGAAATCAATTAGGTGGCCAGGTTCCAAAATCTCTAGCTAAATGCACTATGTTGGAGTTTTTAAACCTTGGAAACAATAATATAACAGATAGCTTTCCATGCTTGTTGAAGAACATTTCCACCTTGCGTGTCCTTGTTTTGCGGTCCAACAACTTTTATGGAGGCATTGAATGTATCAACACCAATGATACCTGGTCAGGGCTTCAAATCATAGACCTAGCTCACAATAGTTTTAGTGGTGAAATACAGGGAATAGTTTGGAGAGCATGGCAAGAAATGATGGCTACCAAAGATGGTTCCCAGTCGAGAATCCATGTTGGATCACAGAGAATCCACGTTGGATCACAGATAAGCAGATGCGTTTTACTTCCTACCTGCATTCCGCCTAGTCGTTCTTTTGAGCATGGTATAAGTGCAACAATTACCAACAAAGGGTTAGACATGGTTCTggtaaatattatatatacctATACCTTGATTGACTTCTCAAGCAACAACTTCAGTGGACCAATCCCAAAGGAAATGGGAGAATTCAAATCACTACATGCCCTTAACTTGTCCCGAAATGCATTCACGGGCAAAATCCCATCCTCATTTGGTAACATGCAGGCACTCGAGTCCTTGGACTTGTCACAGAACAAGCTGAGCGGGCACATTCCATCACAGTTGGCAGAGCTTACTTTTCTTTCGTTCTTGGATCTCTCATATAATCAATTGGTTGGCAGGATCCCAACCAGTAATCAGTTTTCAACATTTTCACCATCCTCCTTTATAGGTAACAAAGGACTATGGGGGTTTCCTTCGACGGTGCATAACAAAGCAGGatttccaccaccaccaacagtGAATGGAAGTCCTCCAAAATCTGGACATCATCATGAGGTTAATTGTGATCTTATAATTGTCGAAATTGGATTTATATTTGGCTTTGGAGTTGCCGTTGGGTCACTTGTGTTGTGCAAGAGATGGAGTAAGTGGTATTACAATGCCATGTACAACATCCTTCTCAAGATATTCCCTCAGCTGGAAGAAAGAATTGGTATTCATCGAAGACATGTTCACATAAATCAAAGGTGGTGGAGACGTTGA